One Acidobacteriota bacterium genomic region harbors:
- a CDS encoding helix-turn-helix domain-containing protein yields the protein MADSREVMNIRQASQYLGVSPDTLYKYVYEEKIPAFKLGNRWKFKKTILDSWMERKSMVGEGRGKKRPKAARVAAGH from the coding sequence ATGGCAGATTCGCGTGAAGTGATGAACATCCGGCAAGCGTCGCAGTATTTAGGCGTGAGTCCGGACACGCTTTACAAGTACGTATACGAGGAAAAAATCCCTGCCTTCAAGCTCGGCAACCGCTGGAAGTTCAAGAAGACGATCTTGGATTCCTGGATGGAACGCAAGAGCATGGTCGGGGAAGGTCGCGGGAAGAAGAGGCCCAAAGCCGCGCGCGTGGCGGCGGGGCACTGA
- a CDS encoding APC family permease, with protein MSDAMTRTPPVPRDATSRIPTRPAVPVFVATTVMLSFISFWRAAAIVLSDLGSSAYYVGGDTEKVIGKSAPWFVLAVMLFSYAVRSVYIESSTMFVRGGVYRVVKEAMGGTLAKLSVSALLFDYVLTGPISAVSAGLYMAGLVEDVSVHLGRPIHVPANAFAAGFAVLVTLYFWRKNTQGMHESSTKALWIMGITTVMVVILIGWCLVTLAHTGVHLPPSPRPANMKLDHGFFGWLDGTWLSRLTLVIVLAGFGHSVLAMSGEETLAQVNREIESPKLKNLERAGLVIFLYSLLFTSLVSFFAVMIIPDEVRPQYFGNLISGLAMYMVGPYTLKLLFQGFVVIVGVLILAGAVNTAIVGSNGVLNRVSEDGVMPAWFRKPHRRYGTSYRLINLIVVLQVLTIVLSGGNVFILAGLYAFGVIWSFAFKALAVLVLRYKNREARAFKVPGNLSIAGKEVPLGLALITLVLFLTALVNLFTKPDATMAGIGFSAVFFGVFWASEHWTAKQRQGGDSEHLEQFRVYSNPQLSGEVLQVRPGNILVGIRDPRNLEYLRRVIDETDTTRQDVVVMTARLYHREHSFGGGTSYETREIFDHYEQQLFTAVVTVAEKAGKPVSLLVAAGSNVFDTIMLTAQTLQSAKVVCGYSNKLSPDEQGKLTGDAWERLPEPKPRLTLELVAPDGRVREYNLGPHEPRLRPQDVELLHGLWLEVTKEPQYASVHHYHIVALALHKLQAELDGPKRQSVLAALEETAEKPVEASALVGETPEGR; from the coding sequence ATGAGCGATGCGATGACGCGCACGCCGCCGGTGCCGCGTGACGCTACCTCACGTATCCCAACCCGTCCCGCCGTCCCGGTATTCGTAGCGACGACGGTCATGCTGTCGTTCATCTCGTTCTGGCGCGCGGCGGCCATCGTGCTCTCCGATCTGGGATCGTCGGCTTACTACGTCGGCGGCGACACGGAAAAGGTGATTGGGAAGTCCGCGCCCTGGTTCGTCTTGGCGGTCATGCTGTTCAGCTATGCGGTGCGCTCGGTCTACATCGAGTCGAGCACCATGTTCGTGCGCGGCGGCGTGTATCGCGTGGTGAAAGAAGCGATGGGCGGCACGCTGGCCAAGCTGTCTGTTTCGGCGCTGCTGTTCGATTACGTGCTCACCGGACCGATCAGCGCGGTCTCCGCCGGGCTCTACATGGCGGGCCTGGTGGAAGACGTGAGCGTGCACCTGGGTCGTCCCATCCACGTGCCGGCGAACGCGTTCGCCGCCGGCTTCGCCGTCCTGGTGACGCTGTACTTCTGGCGGAAGAACACCCAGGGCATGCATGAATCGAGCACGAAGGCGCTGTGGATCATGGGCATCACCACGGTGATGGTGGTGATCCTGATCGGGTGGTGCCTGGTGACGCTCGCGCATACCGGCGTACATCTGCCGCCGTCCCCGCGGCCGGCGAACATGAAGCTCGACCACGGATTCTTCGGTTGGCTCGACGGTACATGGCTCAGCCGCCTCACGCTCGTGATCGTGCTCGCCGGCTTCGGACACTCGGTGCTGGCGATGAGCGGCGAGGAAACCCTGGCGCAGGTGAATCGCGAGATCGAAAGCCCGAAACTGAAGAATCTGGAGCGCGCCGGGCTGGTCATTTTTCTTTACAGCTTGCTGTTCACTTCGCTGGTGTCTTTCTTCGCGGTGATGATCATTCCAGACGAGGTGCGTCCGCAATATTTCGGCAACCTGATCAGCGGGCTGGCGATGTACATGGTGGGGCCGTACACGCTGAAGCTCCTGTTCCAGGGGTTCGTGGTCATCGTGGGCGTGTTGATCCTGGCGGGCGCGGTGAATACGGCGATCGTAGGCTCGAATGGGGTACTCAATCGAGTCAGCGAAGACGGCGTGATGCCGGCGTGGTTCCGGAAGCCGCACCGTCGCTATGGGACGAGCTACCGGCTGATCAACCTGATCGTGGTGCTGCAGGTGCTGACCATCGTGCTCAGCGGCGGCAACGTGTTCATCCTCGCCGGGCTGTACGCCTTCGGCGTGATCTGGAGCTTCGCGTTCAAGGCGCTGGCGGTGCTGGTGTTGCGCTACAAGAACCGCGAGGCGCGCGCTTTCAAGGTCCCCGGGAATCTTTCCATCGCCGGCAAAGAGGTCCCACTCGGGCTGGCGCTGATCACGCTGGTGCTGTTCCTCACCGCGCTGGTGAATCTGTTCACCAAGCCGGACGCGACGATGGCCGGCATCGGCTTCAGCGCGGTGTTCTTCGGCGTGTTCTGGGCGTCGGAACACTGGACGGCGAAGCAGCGCCAGGGCGGCGACTCCGAGCACCTGGAGCAATTCCGGGTGTACAGCAATCCGCAGCTCTCGGGCGAGGTGCTGCAGGTGCGGCCGGGGAACATCCTGGTCGGCATCCGCGACCCGCGGAACCTCGAGTACCTGCGGCGGGTGATCGACGAGACCGACACCACGCGGCAAGACGTCGTGGTGATGACGGCGCGGCTCTACCACCGCGAGCACTCCTTCGGCGGCGGTACCAGCTATGAGACGCGCGAGATCTTCGATCACTACGAGCAGCAGCTTTTCACCGCCGTGGTCACGGTGGCGGAGAAAGCGGGCAAGCCGGTGTCGTTGCTGGTGGCGGCGGGCTCGAACGTGTTCGACACCATCATGCTGACGGCGCAGACGCTGCAGTCGGCGAAGGTGGTCTGCGGATATTCCAACAAGCTCTCGCCCGACGAGCAAGGCAAGCTGACCGGGGACGCTTGGGAGCGGTTGCCGGAGCCCAAGCCTCGTCTGACGCTCGAACTCGTCGCGCCCGATGGGCGGGTGCGCGAATACAACCTGGGTCCGCATGAGCCGCGGCTGCGTCCGCAGGACGTGGAGCTGCTGCACGGCCTGTGGCTCGAGGTGACCAAGGAGCCGCAGTACGCGAGCGTGCACCACTACCACATCGTGGCGCTGGCGCTCCATAAGCTGCAGGCGGAGCTCGACGGACCAAAGCGGCAGTCGGTGTTGGCGGCGCTGGAAGAGACGGCGGAGAAGCCCGTCGAGGCGAGCGCGCTGGTGGGAGAGACCCCGGAGGGGCGATGA
- a CDS encoding PilN domain-containing protein — MIQINLLGLPKPKKGKRAAAASVAGEGPNPMVLIIVVLILAIGALAGWWWKVGNDRKRIDKEMVAAQKEAQELALAKSKYDELEAQSKIFDQRVKVIDDLHAKAAGPSDLLQMIGSTIHSTDGVWLNTLKEEGRNINIDGSALSVHQVATLMKNLQSTGYFRSVELKETAQDPQVKDMQQFNFTLVCERVDKSQPQGPATAPAAGEKKL, encoded by the coding sequence ATGATCCAGATCAATCTACTTGGACTGCCGAAACCGAAGAAGGGCAAGCGCGCGGCGGCAGCGTCCGTTGCCGGCGAAGGTCCGAATCCGATGGTGCTGATCATCGTGGTGCTGATCCTCGCGATCGGCGCGCTCGCCGGCTGGTGGTGGAAGGTCGGCAACGACAGAAAGCGCATCGACAAAGAGATGGTAGCGGCGCAGAAGGAAGCGCAGGAGCTGGCGCTGGCCAAGTCGAAATACGACGAACTCGAAGCGCAGAGCAAGATCTTCGATCAGCGGGTGAAAGTGATCGACGACCTGCACGCGAAGGCTGCCGGTCCCAGCGACCTGCTGCAGATGATCGGCAGCACCATCCACAGCACCGACGGGGTGTGGCTGAACACGCTGAAGGAAGAGGGCCGCAACATCAACATCGACGGTTCGGCGTTGAGCGTGCACCAGGTCGCCACGCTGATGAAGAACCTGCAGAGCACCGGATACTTCCGCTCGGTCGAGCTGAAGGAAACGGCGCAGGATCCGCAGGTGAAGGATATGCAGCAGTTCAACTTCACTCTGGTTTGTGAACGGGTCGACAAGTCGCAGCCGCAAGGCCCAGCGACAGCGCCGGCCGCGGGCGAGAAGAAACTGTAG
- the pilO gene encoding type 4a pilus biogenesis protein PilO: MREMSMPAQLGIAFVIAAAILGLGYWFGLKPMMEENATAQSALNEQKKQNDSLRSFKARLPELEAKIANYKQQIEIQKRFVPDEKEADQFMHMMQDTAQSAGVEVRRYTSKGVSTHDFYSELPFEMDIDGPYYSVLNFFERTAKLDRIINISAMKMASPKRSSDAGVKGKFDYAPNESVVAGLTATTFFSHEPAPKPVGTATGTTPGATPAATPAKK; this comes from the coding sequence ATGAGAGAAATGTCGATGCCGGCGCAGTTAGGGATCGCGTTCGTGATCGCGGCCGCCATTCTGGGACTGGGCTACTGGTTCGGCCTCAAGCCGATGATGGAAGAGAACGCAACCGCACAGTCGGCGCTGAATGAGCAGAAGAAGCAGAACGACAGCCTGCGCAGCTTCAAGGCGAGGCTGCCCGAGCTCGAGGCCAAGATCGCTAATTACAAGCAGCAGATCGAGATCCAGAAGCGGTTCGTGCCCGACGAGAAGGAAGCCGACCAGTTCATGCACATGATGCAAGACACGGCGCAGTCGGCGGGAGTAGAGGTGCGGCGTTACACGTCGAAGGGCGTGAGCACGCACGACTTCTACAGCGAGCTGCCCTTCGAGATGGACATCGACGGGCCGTACTACTCGGTGCTGAACTTTTTCGAGCGGACGGCGAAGCTGGACCGCATCATCAACATCTCCGCCATGAAGATGGCGTCGCCGAAGCGCTCGAGCGACGCGGGCGTGAAGGGCAAGTTCGACTACGCGCCGAACGAGTCGGTGGTGGCCGGCCTCACCGCCACGACCTTCTTCTCGCATGAACCGGCGCCGAAGCCGGTAGGGACTGCAACGGGGACGACTCCGGGCGCGACTCCGGCCGCGACACCGGCAAAGAAGTAA
- a CDS encoding pilus assembly protein PilM, producing MGLFGGAKTIVGLDIGSSSIKAVELRKTKGEIQVAHVGLEPLASDIVVDSMIVDSGSVSSAIGKIFATAGIKTKSVATSVSGHSVIVKKISVSPQSDEELAASIQTEAAQHIPFDIADVNIDYQVLNPDEGGPQMDVLLVAVKRDKILNYTNVLSLAGKAASVVDIDAFALQNCYEYNYEPAPGSTVALLNLGASVMNINIVKGTTPLFTRDVSVGGNQYTDSLQKELDLSFDDAEALKLGKKVGTVSEDAKMPILQQVTEIIVLEIQKTFDFFRATAAGEHIERIYLAGGSSRVPGLLEGLRQEFSLPVELLNPFQKIGYPANAAEAELIDQNAGQLAVAVGLALRSFPL from the coding sequence ATGGGTTTATTCGGCGGCGCAAAAACGATCGTCGGCCTGGACATCGGCTCCAGTTCGATCAAAGCGGTCGAACTGCGGAAGACGAAGGGTGAGATCCAGGTAGCGCATGTTGGGCTGGAGCCTTTGGCTTCCGACATCGTGGTGGATTCCATGATCGTGGACTCGGGTTCGGTCTCGAGCGCGATCGGCAAGATCTTCGCCACGGCGGGGATCAAGACAAAATCGGTGGCGACCTCGGTGAGTGGCCACTCGGTGATCGTGAAGAAGATCTCGGTATCGCCGCAGAGCGACGAAGAGCTGGCAGCCTCGATCCAGACGGAGGCCGCGCAGCACATCCCATTCGACATCGCGGACGTGAACATCGACTACCAGGTGCTGAATCCGGACGAAGGCGGTCCGCAGATGGACGTGCTGCTGGTGGCGGTGAAGCGCGACAAGATCCTGAACTACACCAACGTGCTCTCGCTGGCAGGCAAGGCGGCTTCGGTGGTGGACATCGACGCGTTCGCGCTGCAGAACTGCTACGAGTACAACTACGAACCCGCGCCGGGCTCCACCGTGGCATTGCTCAACCTGGGCGCCAGCGTCATGAACATCAACATCGTGAAGGGCACCACGCCGCTGTTCACTCGCGACGTGTCGGTGGGCGGCAACCAGTACACCGACTCGCTGCAGAAGGAACTCGACCTCAGCTTCGACGACGCGGAAGCGCTCAAGCTGGGCAAGAAAGTCGGCACGGTGAGCGAAGACGCGAAGATGCCGATCCTGCAGCAGGTGACTGAGATCATCGTGCTCGAGATCCAGAAGACGTTCGACTTCTTCCGCGCGACCGCGGCCGGCGAGCACATCGAACGCATCTACCTGGCCGGCGGTTCCTCGCGCGTGCCCGGGCTGCTCGAAGGGCTGCGGCAGGAATTCTCGCTGCCGGTCGAGCTGCTGAACCCGTTCCAGAAGATCGGCTACCCGGCGAACGCCGCGGAAGCCGAACTGATCGACCAGAATGCCGGACAGCTTGCGGTAGCAGTGGGCCTCGCTTTGAGGAGCTTCCCGTTATGA